acggaaatcaagccctaagttctccctttataactccaatatttctattatcaactaccctttaaattatttccattctttccttaattaacaaaactcgctggcacagctggttaaccggcttttaaccgaagccacggatcgcagcttcgatccctcagctgcgcccttcatttttgaatttcttttaaatgttccaactactgcatatatacatttcgttccatatatattcacaataGACCCGTGGCTCACTTGGTTGTCTCGCTTCGCTTAAGGCTTATGACTTATCCGAGGTCTACGGGTCGAATCTCGGCTTacacaatttttttttctaaacttctttgttttgtaaaaatatcaaacgacctccaaaaattacgtaaaaatactctaaaaatttctaaaaatctctagaatattttaaaagtatttccaaatatttttatagacttttagaacttgaaatatggaaaattgggtcgttacagaacgAGTGGACAATCCGGTTGCTGGCCTTCTCCAAGAATGGTTCCGAGCGGAGGTACTGTTGTTTTAGGATAGCAAAGCGACCCGGCTCGACCTCTTGATATGTTTTCAGAGCGGCGCACAAATCCTCTAATTCCTCTTCAAGGAGCTTCACTTAGCCTTGAAGTTCAGCCTCCTTAGCCGATCGGCTCTCCCACTAGGTAAACAGGGAGTCTTTTGCTTTCTTCAGATCCTCGGTCGGCTATCGGGCCTCCCTGTTCTTTTCTTCCAAATCGGCGATGGCTATTTGTTTCCTCGTGAAGGCCAGATCAAGTTTCTTATCATAAGTCTTCAGCTGTGCCTCAATCTGGCCTAGCCTACTGGCCTGCTCGACCAACTTCTGTTGCTCCTCGATGAGGAGTTGTTGGGCCTTCTCCAACTCTGCCTTCAGATGGGCGGGCGATGGTCCCTAGGAAGAGGCTTCTCCAAAAATCTTGAGTCTCTTCAGCTCATCTTCCACTTGGGCCAGCCGCTGGCACATGGCGATATTCTCCACCGAGTACTGCAAGCAAAAATTAGTGTCGAGTGGAGGTAACTTATGAACTAACACAAATACTAACCCCGGTGGACATCTCCAGATGGTTGTCGGCCAGCACACCCGGGGGCTTCATGGCCGCTCGCGCCCTCGCCTCCTCCCAGACGTGGGCGACCCGACCCCGAATGTAGACTTGATGCTGGGGAGAGCTAGGATGGTCGCCCGGCACGAGAAGATCCTCAATCGGCAGGCGAAGGGTGGCGGTGATGGATCGTCTCCCACCCGGCGCCGATTGGGCAGAGGCAGACGGACCGGAGGCTTGGGCAGGGCGGACAGGAAGAATGACTGATCGGGTTATCTTCCGCCTAGCCGGAGGAAGGGAAGTGATTGGCTGAACGGAGAGCGGCTCCTGTAGCTCAGCCACGGATAGAGTCCGATTGGAAGAAGTAGCCTCCACTGTAGCGGGGGCTAGGGACGGGACGCCTCCCCCCGCAGAAGCTTGGACGGCTGAAGTAGCAGATCGGGATGGCGCctccgctcggcgcctcttgTGGGAGAGCGGTACTTCGTCGCCCGAGGACCCCGATCCCTCAGTAGGAATGACGAGCGGCACCACCAGctatgtacactatgttgtgtacacgtcccgatatcaactatgttgtgggcttggtcagtcgcttccagtcaaacccagaaCCGAGACACTAGAAGGCAGTAAAAAGAATATTCAaatatctgaaggcgacaacagattattgtctctgttttcaaggatcatatatgagtctgaaaggttattcagatgtagattgggctggagacctagatgatagaaaatccacatcaggctatgtattcttgctgaatggtggtgtcatctcctggaacagcaagaaacaagcttgtgtagctttgtcgactatggaagctgaatatgtggcatgttcagcggtTGTGCAAGAGCAGTCTGGTAGAGAAagtttctgaagcatctgaaaattactgaggatagtgggagtccagtaattgtctactgtgacagtcaagctgcaatagctttttccaatgatcccaaatatcatagcaaaggcaagcatatagaaattaaatataattttgtaagggatattgtggctaaaaaaaagtcattcttgagtatgtccctacacgtgttatgcttgcagatccttttactgagccaatgactaaagagtcatttaaagaacatgtaaagtctttgggacttcgtagaatgtaactatattgaaataacaatcagactttgtgttatgattgtgtcatttgccataatttattcagtgtatatgttgtatttgttacattcatataagatctcagtGAGCATGTTGgtaggtggagattggtccactcacatgggcaatcatctctgtttgttaagtacaaataggggtaagactgTTATTTATGAAacagcttacgtagctgaaattatgaaattggagacagattcataagttgaggtcgccttgataaatgtgtcaagatgagatcatttatgtgtaaataatgatctaagtaaatgaacccaccatttactgaacctgttgatgaccagattagaattcatatattgaattcaggattagacgttaagtatgtctagatcaaaatctgtacgatattaaaatttgaagacaacatgcactctttttagtaaagagaataacatcgtagcatgtgattcataccatatatgatattgcgacaataaaggtagtaggagaatgaatccctgtttctctactatgtgagacctttgagattatatgttaatctcaatttttgccttagtgactatttagctgtttacttgaaattttaatcagtgtctgctattttagcatgtatcctatggctatgtatgattcggtctatggagcataactacgaaagcgactgattaaaataaatagattctaattaaaaaggaagattaaatatatttacatcttttgttgttattcactggtcgacccatttctattatgtatagaaatgaatgtgaatattagatatggaacatgctcttgacataatggtcattttaaggaattagagatgttcatatcgatgtaaatgaaaattatttaatctgggtaaatagcaaggcatggatatctccaagataatggttgtgtgtcacttgaagattggatggatcctggataaaggctatgtgccaccaggaaagtggctaTGTGTCATAAaaagtgtgtctctaatttatttgagcagctaagtaaagtgtaacaactttattagcattgattgctcaaagagcgactaagtcaaggtgtaacaatcttcttagcaactatcgctcagtgtgcttgctgtcgcatgaaccattttctctaagtatggattggatgttctcatatggtctatatgaccaaactctctaatagtctatgtgacttattaagtctttgtgacttacctgaatgaattagtcttagtgacttaccttggacgagtgggagatgttggaaatgagGATAGTGGGGATGTAGGAACATggcccacgttccccactattcATAATGGAAAAGTTCATTATGCCCTtggtttatttccctatataaaggggggtgcgtccaaggatcattcgTGCGTTGGAGGCGAGAGTAAGCGAGGAGAATATTcaaggcggtgggatttggtttgtggaattgcggagggctttccgatcctgtgatcgctcttccgacaacgAGTTTCACCATTGTCGATTGCGAATCTGCGGGaaatcgctgtaagtttttaccgttttaatttaattcctcttttcatgcatttagaattatcTACACTAGTGACCTGAGGTAGTGAGGTGTCTAATATGAAGAAGTctgtttttaaatttatttatgaaagTTCTTGAACTTGTGAATTAATTCAATTGCGCATTATGATCAACTCTTTTTCAAGTACTGCTAGCAACTTTTTTGAAATTGAATCATGTAGTTTAGTGTTAGCAGCATGATAGGTGGTGGTGAGAGATTGATTAGTGGTGGTGTTCGAAATTAGTGTGTTGTTATTTAAACTTGTGTTCCATATTCAGACATGTTATCTCTGATCATTGTTGTGTAGTCTGTTTCTCTTGTCTCAGAATGTTTCTATTCTGTCTAAACTCAAGTATCTTGCAGAATTAAGGTTGTGTGTTATTTTTTTGGTGACCATCAAAAAATGGGATTTTTGTTGGTTACATGATGCAAAAAGCTTTACAAAATATGTGCCCTaacttattttctttatttcttatcCAGATGTATGCTGCTCAGTATTTTTCTCAAATATCAGAGCTGCTTAGGAGACTACCGCGTGTAATTTTACTAATGTTGAAGACTAATGACTGTTTAAGATCTGTCAATCATACCCTGGTAGGTTATATATCGACCTCATCGTATATCATGCATTTGTTTCAagcttagtcacattcaaaaaaAAGTTGTATTAAGATTATATTCAGCAATCAGGCATGTCACTTGATGTTTTTTTTGTACTCTTTATTTTTCACCtgctaaatttattttttctattatcACCTTGAATATCTCGTAGTTGTTACTTCTTTCCTTGTTCTCATATTTGTCCCCGAAAATGTTGTAAGCATATCACTGAGTATCAGTGAGGATGCTCTGATGACAGCTGAGTGTTGTCAGTAGATCTGATGGACCACTTCCCTTGATAGTTTTCATCAATAGCTTCCATGCCTCTTTGTTCTCTGTTTCCCACATGATTCATTAACAATCCTTTTACATGGATATTTTTTTTGGCCAGCTTCAAGGGTCCTCCCTAGAAACATATTTCATCATCAGCAAAGTTGCATCGGAAGCATTGGCAGATTCCAAGAGAATAACATGCGAAGGATCAGCTTTTGGGATGCTAAGCTTTTGGCTGGAAATGATTTTGGTTGAAGTCCGATTTCTATGCCTGAAAATTGCAATGCATCTTCTACAGCTTAAAAAGGCTATTGATAGTCACTGATCACATTTTGGCCAGAGAGCAACTTATTTGTTCCTGTCCagcatcattttttttctttcaaaaattttgtgTTGGTTTAtcaataaaatatttagattaaaaatTGCATGCAATGTTTCAATTGGAATTaaatattaattgattaattacatCAATGAATGTATTGACGTTGTTTTCAACAACAATAAAAGTAGCTTTTTCTGTAAAAAAACAAACTCATTTGGAGTGGTACAGCTCTTTTCATTTTCAGTATATGTCTCTTATTTTTGTTCTTTGGGGATGAAAGAATTTCATCATCCTCTCAGTTATCATGTTTGGGGAATGATGGATGTATCATTTATGTCTTGTAACAATATTACTCAACTATCTTGTGAGTAATTTATATTAACATTtactcttttttttcattttgaattTGTAGCTCAGTTTTCTTATATTTGATTTTGCCTCTGTTATTAGATTTCTTGCAAAATGTTACAAGAAATCAGTTTTGCTTTGGGACAACAGTGGAAGATGATATGGTTTGAATGGGAGTGTGAAGGTGGTAAGTGGGTTGTGTCTCGGCTAAGGGATGAACAAAGCCAATAGTGAGAAAAGAGGATAGGATCTAGAATTTGCTTGTTCAATTTAGCTCTCGTCTATGTGGTAAGCTGGTAGATTCAATGGATTTGTGAAGGATGGAGCCGACCAAAAAAGGGGATGGAAGTGATGGGTAGGGAGAGGCCAAACAATTCGAAAGTTGAGTTTGATGTTGAATGTTTGCTAAGCTCAACAAACTCTTCAATAGCAAAGTAGTCCAATTTGAATAATGGATGGGCTACATGTAAATCACATGTAATTTTTAACTCTAGGCATATATCAAACAAATAGCATCTCAAACCACAGAAAAAGtaatcttctctctctctcttgttcatttaatttaaaaGTCAAATTCTTAATCAATGAAAAAGTCATTAAAACCAAACGGaatgagaaatatatatatatatatatataaaagaaagccCACAAAAAGGAAAGCTAAATGGAGATGAGTCTCAAGTTCAAAATTGATTGAGCTTTCATTTCTTTAAACATGTTTAAGAAATTTTACAAAATATATTGCTTCTTTATATATTGCTTCTATGACAAATTATAAATTGGTAAAATATTCATTGCAACTTGCTTATTGCACCAATTGAGCCAAGTCACTTTATAACTTGCTTTTTAAATTTTCCTAATCAAAAGATAGTTTACATATTAAATCATCTCATTTTGgaaacaaatatattttttttatgatactcTTGTTACTCCaatattgaaaaagaaaatttctttCTCTTTTCATTTGATTCTTCCAACATATGGAAAGAGTGTTCCGTTCCAATACTGAAAAAGAAAGTTTGTTCCTTTCCTTTATTCCTATCCGAACTTATCAAAAAACTGAAACATTTGGTTTTGGTAGGTTTTGATAGATGTAAATGCTTTCCTTTTTTTCCTCACCTCTCACTATAGAACACTTGCATCTTTAATCGGATGAGTTCTATTTTCATTTAAATGAAGAATTAGAGTATAGAAGAGATCAAAAGATATCATGGCATCAAATGTTCTCATGACTCTTCTTCTGATattgttatttttaatttctgtTGGAGGAGCACCAATTGATGCTGAGGTGAAGCAATTTCCTGGATTCGATGGTGAATTTCCTTCTAAACACTATGCCGGGTAAGATGCAAAAAGTTATCAGTTTTGCCTTATCATCTATCATTACCCCTCAAAAAATGCTTGTTCTTTTGTTGGATTCCATTATTCATTTGTTTCTATTCGATTCACATTCGTTTGTTTTTTATATGATATATTGAGTAGGTACATAGGTTTAGGGGATGAagaacacaagagacatatgtaTTATTATTTTGCAACTTCAAAAAGAAATCCTTCAGAAGATCCAATAACACTATGGCTAACAGGTGGCCCTGGTTGTTCTGGACTTGATGCACTTGCACATCTTGTTGGTAAGACATCTTTAGTTTATTTGCATTCATTTTGTTATATTATATCACATTCCATATATAATAACTTTCGATACCAATCATTTCATTCGCATTTATGAATTCTTGGATTACTCTCTATATGTTGGTTTCTTCACTCACTTGAATGTTAACTTGTTTCAGGTCCTTTTGAGGTAGTGCCTGATACATTTCACTACACAAAGCAACCGAAAACTAGGCTAAGTCCCTACTCATGGACTAAGGTACCAATATGTTTTTTCTTGTgacttttgttaaaaaaaaaaatcatgttctCAACTAGACAAGGTCTATTTCTTTATACTATAAAATTGGTACTATTTGATTTAGTTTTGCActatttgatttttgttttttcaactcctCGATTTGGGGTGGGCGAAGTGATATTAAAGTCCGACAATCCTTCCTATCTTACTGCCAATTACTCCCTTTTAGAACACCACAAACATATAATATCATATAATCCATAGCTTTGTTGCCACTAGAAATCATATAATCCCAACCAATTGTCATGTTTCATTCAAGTTTCCATTGCAAAACACAATGAATTTGTTGGGATTTCATAATTCTATCACTGAGTTGTTGGCTTCTGGCACATTTGGAAGCATAGAAATCATAGGAATCACAGAATATCAATTAATACTGCTAAATGTTTTGCAGGTTTCTAGCATTCTTTCCGTGGATTCTCCAGTAGGAACTGGATACTCATATGCTGAAAACGCTGATGACTATATTACCAACGATGATAAAACAGTATCTGATTTGTATGATTTTCTAATAAAGGTTTGGCCaaaaaaataatctaattatCATTTCATCCCAAATACTTTCTACATACTAACACATTCTATATATGCAGTGGTATTCTGAGTACCCTGAGTTCCTTCCCAATCCTATTTTTTTGGCAGCCTGCTCGTATACTGGAGTCATTGTGCCACCATTAGCCCAAGAAATTGCAAAAGGTATATCTGAAGAAAATGATCCAGCCAAATAGGACCTTTGCTCTTCCAGTGCTTTGAGTGATTAATCATGTTGCTTGCTGTTTAATCTCATTCCTTTATCATTAACAAAGGTGTATTTATCTAATTTCAGGAATAGAATCCGGTAAAGAACCAAGGATAAACTTAAAGGTTGTTACTAACATTACTTTTTATACTGTAATTCTTTGATTCCTCATCTTTTTGCATCCTTATGATACTAAAACATAAGCCACTCTTTTTCCTCTCACAAATCTCATAGGGCTACACAATAGGCAATGGAGCATATGATGTCGACTCCGAAAGAAGTGCTATGGTGCCATTTGCAAACAGAATAGGGCTAATCTCAGATGAACACTACCAGGTGCCTTTATTGTTTGTTGCAATTTATGGTACTTTTGCTAATGCAGTTCCAATCGACTCATTCTCAATTCTTGTCAGGACTTGGCTAGTTCTTGCCAAGGCAAATATGTTGACAACGACGATCCTGAATGCTTGAAGAACATGGAAAATTTTCAGTCGGTGAGTCAAGTTTTGGTCCTTGTTTGTTGTTCTATAAGATCTGTTGCACTGTTACATGTAACACAATATGCACTACTCTTTTGCTGTAGCACATTGAAAGTATCAACCCTTTCCATGTCCTTTGCTTGCGGTGCCATTTCGACATGGCAGTGAACATGGACTCCTATGAACATGACTCTCTCAAGATGTACCAGGCCATTCATGGTGCAAGTCCCTTTAATGAAGAGTGCCATGTAAGCAATTTACAGAGAACAACAAATATTTGCAGTAGCTTTCTAGGAAAACTCTTTGGTAGCACTGACAGATTGTTCTTGACAGGGTTATGAACTAACCTCAGAAAGATTGTTTGAATCTGAAAATTCAAGACGAATCGTAAACGCTGCTCCTGTAAGTGCAGTGTTCTTATACTGGTAGAACAATGGCCTACTTTGTTACGATCATCTcgaaaaaataattttgactcATGCTCTGCAGAGGGAAGTGACTGGGCAATGGATTAGATGCACGAAACGGATAAACTACGAGAGAACAGTGTTGAGTACCATGGAGTATCATTTGAACCTAACAAAGAAAGGATACAAAGGGTTCATCTACAAGTAATCACATCATAAACTTGAATCACTTGAGACGAATAATTTTGGTGATTTAAAGAGGTTGCTCTTTGTTTTTATCCTTTTCAGTGGGGATCATGACTTGGTGTTTCCATATACTGGACAACTCCAATGGCTGAAATCATTCAACTATTCTGTCATCAACAAATGGCATCCCTGGACGGTTGATGGCAGCATTGCTGGGTAAGCCAGTCAGTTTTCTTTAATAAACCAAAATCAgtttcagcaactttttcatctTGTTCTCATTTTGTTCTTAGAACAGGTATGCTGTAGAATTTGAAAACAACCTTTGCTTCGCCACATTCAAGGTGACAAATCTTGATCTCTTTGAGATTTTTCCATGAACAtgcaaattaaaataaataagaaaaataaataatgttTTAATCCTTGTCATGAATAGGGTGGCGGCCACACTGTGACTGAGAACATGCCACATGAGGCACTGGTGGCTATTGAGAGGTGGCTTGGTggtgcttcttgcctttgatgtttttggcCTTAATCTTTACATTCAAGTTGTGAAgctatttcaaagtatttttgtcatgctttaattgttgtgtgagattgaTAAAAATACTCATAATAGTTGAAGACAAGTTCGATCATAATTAATTTATCTGAACTTCTTATTAAATCCAACCCAATAGTTTTGTTTCtctattgaaaatttaaatttttttatatatcttagtAATTACTCTTTTTATCTAactaatatttatatatttgttttgcattttgttttgcaAGGGATTATCATTAGCCCATCTCTCAAATCTAATAGCTAAGCTGTATTAATGAGGATAAAAAATCATTTAgaaataggataaaaatcactTCTTTTTTATTGATAAGGCTCCCAACTCACAATTATTTTCTTGTTCTACACAGTCCCAATGTTCCTATAATTCTATAATAGTATTAGATATACTATAATTTCCCTTGTGTCCACATTCCAATGTTACATCCAACCTATAATTGATGAAGAATAGAATAAAGATTATATTGTAAGCTAGTTTTAATTAGGCACGTTAATGGGttagattttatatttttcgtACGATTATATTCATCttcatttttatcaaaattttaactttcatTCTTATATCCATCGGAgatcaaatatatattttcataCACATCAAATTAAACATATAGTATActcttaatttaaaatattagatTATCCCTCGGATTCGGAAATTCGCATTCCTAATTTTAATAAAGAATTTTAGGAagacaaaagaaatgtcaaatgttcatagattttttttctagatttaattgaataaaatttatcaaaaaaagtaATGTCCTAACATAGACCAAACATAAACTTTTGAAACTCTTACCaaaagatttttattttcaagtttgcaacaacgCTAAAGTATACTAGGCtaagaatttttaaattcttGGATCTTTCATAACTTTATTAACCGACCATCTTTTAGTTCACCTTGTAAGAAACTCTTGTTCTATCTTGGTAAAGtcgagaaaaaaaaatcttgatcTGTACTAGTCAATTATAgttttctaatttatctctttcacAGATGATTGTGAAACTGACTGTGTAGAATCACTGTGTTGATGATTTTTACCTTTTACTATTATTATTAGAAACCCAATCCCATCAAGCCAAtttaatgtttaagttaattatcaTCTCAACTCAACTATATCAGAGTCATGAGCTTTATGTGTACTCTCCGCTAAATCTCTATGCATTTGATACACATTATTCCATTTGAGACCATCATTGCATAAATAATTTACACATTATTATTTTCGTTTTaccattttattatattttagtgagaataaaattaaatattaaaaatgtcatatataatttgtaattaattatttaataaataataaataaattttttttctatatgattattttaaataatcataaataattacatgaatttataattttatttttttaatataatattttcgAATCGTGACAAATTGTGATGAACCAATTGACGGTTTTAAACCTTGAATTAAAGTTAAGGATTGAGAAATCGTCGTCTCCATGGGTTCTGAGATTAGGGTATTTTGCCCAAGGgactttaaaagaaaaataaggaattCCTTCGCTAAATTGCACAAAGTTCATCCATTAGGGTTTATGGTGCGTTGCCGTCTAGATCGATGACCAATGGATAACAGCTCGTCTTCCTAATTGGTCTTGCGGCTATTTCCATCGTCTTTATTGGTGGTCAAGAATTTGCACCTCGAAGACAATGGATGCTAGACCCCATGCACCCCAGAAGAAGCGGAAGCGGCGAAGGCCCCAAACCAGCAAGAGCTCGGAGTTGCCAACcctaaggctacgtttggttgggtgtaatgtaatcttgcttgtaatgtaatcaaatttgtaatgtaatgtaatgtaatgtaatcttgattacattactacgtttggtaatgtaatgtatgtaatctttgattacaaggatgattccattcttttgtttggtgtccattattttttataaagaatgttattcgtattattataaaatgacaaaaatatcctgcgacctCTATCGATGGCCGCCGCACCTCTGCCGGAGCTTGCGGCAACCAACGGTCGTCGCCTCCTCCGCCGGCAGCCGCCATTAGCAACCGGCGATGGCGATGATCGCCGGAGGCGGCCGACGGTGGTCACCACCGATGATTGTCGGCGGCGGTGGTGGTCGCCGATGGCGGCGCCGGCGGCCGGTGACGACCGGCAAGCGGGGTCGACAGCGGTGGGCAACGACAGTGGATGGCGACCACggtggactaggggtatattcggcatttaaattttggttaatcgatgacctcgtaatgtaatctgattacatagtatttgctttgtaatccagattacaaaatttcactaccttttctaatccagattacattatattacaagtttaaaattaaaccaaacaaaataatcaatcttgtaatataatcctgattacattacaagacagATTACACTCTACCAAACATAGCCTAAAGGCGCAGCGTGGCAAGGCGGAGTCTTCCTCGCCGCCGCCCTATCCTAAGAGGAGAAAGGTTGAACCTTCATCCAACTCCAAGTCGCAACTTGGTTTCCTTGAAAAGGTAATTAGGCGCATCACTGTCTGGCACCGAGGAATTTTGTGTAGGGTTTCAAAAATCGCACCTTTGTTCCTTGATCCCTTTTCTTCCTTTCGTTGTCTGTGTTTTCTTTTCACAAGATTCTTTTTTTGGCCATCTTTTTTTCTTAACCTTCGGACTATTTGCCTTTTCGTTTCTATATTTCAAGTCGTTACATATTTTTTTTCCTCACAGCCACAATGTTCTAACTGATCTATAGATGAGAATGAGGTTATCAGGAGGCCATTTCAGAATGTTAAATGAGAAATTATACACTTGCAATGGTACCGAGGCATTCAACTTATTCAAGGATGATCCACAACTATTTAATGTGGTAATTCTATTTTTTCATTTGTatgtcttgttttctttctctccaaCACAGTCTGATTAGACTTGCTGAGGCTGCTTATAAACTGCTACATTTTCTATGCCCATTATCATAACCAGTAATGTTGAGGAAATTTGTCTGGATGTTTTGAAATAGAAAGTTAACTAATGAGCAGAGTATGGAAGAAGCCTTAGTATAAACCTAGTTGATTTGAGAGCATGCTTTACCTCCTTTATCTTTATTTTCCTTCCATATCAAATTTACCCTTTTATATTACATCAGCAAGCAGAAAATTCGTTTCAGGACTAGATTATGACATGAAGTATCACATATTCTGTTGTGACTTATGCTTCACTTGTTAGTATCATGCAGGATACCAAGAGCAAATGTTGCATTGGCCACAACAACCAGTTAACACGATCATTAAATGGCTAAAGAGTCATAGTTCTTCTTTGAcagttgctgattttggttgtGGTGAGGATACTTTAAAATTCACTTTGGGTTGAATATTATTTCTATATTCAAGTGACAACATTA
This region of Zingiber officinale cultivar Zhangliang chromosome 9A, Zo_v1.1, whole genome shotgun sequence genomic DNA includes:
- the LOC122019509 gene encoding ribosomal RNA-processing protein 8-like, whose translation is MAAAPLPELAATNGRRLLRRQPPLATGDGDDRRRRPTVVTTDDCRRRWWSPMAAPAAGDDRQAGSTAVGNDSGWRPRWTRDRLHSTKHSLKAQRGKAESSSPPPYPKRRKVEPSSNSKSQLGFLEKMRMRLSGGHFRMLNEKLYTCNGTEAFNLFKDDPQLFNVYHAGYQEQMLHWPQQPVNTIIKWLKSHSSSLTVADFGCGNATLARNVKNKVFSIDLVSNDPSVIACDMAHVCTTSFLCNDFIIDYFP
- the LOC122019508 gene encoding serine carboxypeptidase 1-like; translation: MDRLPPGADWAEADGPEAWAGRTGRMTDRMYAAQYFSQISELLRRLPRVILLMLKTNDCLRSVNHTLLSVVSRSDGPLPLIVFINSFHASLFSVSHMIHYLLILLFLISVGGAPIDAEVKQFPGFDGEFPSKHYAGYIGLGDEEHKRHMYYYFATSKRNPSEDPITLWLTGGPGCSGLDALAHLVGPFEVVPDTFHYTKQPKTRLSPYSWTKVSSILSVDSPVGTGYSYAENADDYITNDDKTVSDLYDFLIKWYSEYPEFLPNPIFLAACSYTGVIVPPLAQEIAKGIESGKEPRINLKGYTIGNGAYDVDSERSAMVPFANRIGLISDEHYQDLASSCQGKYVDNDDPECLKNMENFQSHIESINPFHVLCLRCHFDMAVNMDSYEHDSLKMYQAIHGASPFNEECHGYELTSERLFESENSRRIVNAAPREVTGQWIRCTKRINYERTVLSTMEYHLNLTKKGYKGFIYNGDHDLVFPYTGQLQWLKSFNYSVINKWHPWTVDGSIAGYAVEFENNLCFATFKGGGHTVTENMPHEALVAIERWLGGASCL